In a genomic window of Syntrophales bacterium:
- a CDS encoding CoA-transferase, protein MMEHPILDEIRAQIRRKGKIVSGEQAVAIIRDGDVVTTGGFVSAGVPEDILIFLEERFRQEGHPLDLTLIYAAGQGDGKTRGLNHLGYEGLIGRIIGGHIGLAPQLQRLIREEKVLAYNFPQGVISTLFRNLAAQKPGLLSYVGLGTFIDPRLDGGKLNERTKREGEDLVKLMEIEGREILFYKLPPIDVAIIRGTTADTDGNITMEREALTIEMLAQAMAAKNCGGFVIAQVERIADRHTMNPKSVKVPGIMVDCVVVARPENHKLTFLEPYNPGFTGEIRVPMASVPPMDQGPRKVIARRAAFELRPNQVVNLGIGMPEGVARIANEEGILDLLTLTAEPGVIGGMPNGGLNFGTGTNIDALIDQPYQFDFYDGGGLDIAFLGSAEMDEAGNVNVSKFGPRFVGPGGFINISQNAKKIVFLGTFTAGGLQVSVVDGKLRIDTEGREQKFVKQVEQITFSGRYAALRRQPVLYVTERCVFSLTQDGMELVEIAPGVDLDRDILSRMGFRPVMKTPPRLMDPRIFGVAPMGIIRELLDIPIEDRLVYDARENTFYVNFENFYVKSVEQIRGIQDHVESMLKPLGKKVYTIVNYDNFNILPELVDEYAEMVKYVMQFYEKVTRYTTSTFLRMKLGDELAKRDVAPHLYESKDEARRLLKE, encoded by the coding sequence ATGATGGAGCATCCGATCCTGGACGAAATCCGGGCCCAGATCCGCCGCAAGGGCAAGATCGTATCCGGGGAGCAGGCCGTCGCGATCATCCGGGACGGCGACGTCGTTACCACCGGCGGCTTCGTGAGCGCGGGCGTTCCCGAGGATATCCTCATTTTTCTCGAAGAACGCTTCAGGCAGGAGGGCCACCCCCTGGACCTGACGCTCATCTATGCAGCCGGCCAGGGCGACGGCAAGACCCGGGGCCTGAATCACCTGGGATACGAAGGCCTGATCGGCCGCATCATCGGCGGGCACATCGGTCTCGCCCCACAGCTCCAGAGGCTCATCCGGGAGGAGAAGGTCCTCGCCTACAATTTCCCCCAGGGGGTCATCAGCACCCTCTTCCGCAACCTGGCCGCGCAGAAGCCGGGCCTGCTGTCCTATGTGGGGCTCGGCACCTTCATCGATCCCCGGCTGGACGGCGGCAAGCTGAACGAGAGGACGAAACGGGAAGGCGAGGACCTGGTGAAGCTGATGGAGATCGAGGGACGGGAGATCCTCTTTTACAAGCTGCCCCCGATCGATGTGGCCATCATCCGGGGTACGACCGCCGATACGGACGGGAACATCACCATGGAAAGGGAGGCCCTCACGATCGAGATGCTGGCCCAGGCCATGGCCGCGAAGAACTGCGGCGGCTTTGTCATCGCGCAGGTGGAGCGGATCGCCGACCGGCACACCATGAACCCGAAGAGCGTCAAGGTCCCCGGCATCATGGTGGACTGCGTCGTGGTTGCCAGGCCCGAGAACCACAAGCTGACGTTCCTGGAACCGTACAACCCCGGATTCACGGGCGAGATCCGCGTGCCCATGGCCTCCGTTCCGCCCATGGATCAGGGGCCGCGCAAGGTGATCGCCCGGCGCGCCGCTTTCGAGCTTCGGCCCAACCAGGTGGTGAATCTCGGCATCGGGATGCCCGAGGGGGTCGCCCGTATCGCCAACGAAGAGGGCATCCTGGACCTGCTCACGCTGACGGCGGAGCCGGGCGTGATCGGCGGGATGCCCAACGGCGGCCTCAATTTCGGGACCGGTACGAACATCGACGCCCTCATCGACCAGCCCTACCAGTTCGATTTCTACGACGGGGGCGGCCTGGACATTGCCTTCCTCGGCTCCGCGGAGATGGACGAGGCGGGCAATGTCAACGTGAGCAAGTTCGGACCCCGGTTCGTCGGACCGGGAGGCTTCATCAACATCAGCCAGAACGCGAAGAAAATCGTTTTCCTCGGCACATTCACGGCGGGGGGGCTGCAGGTCTCCGTCGTTGACGGCAAGCTTCGGATCGACACGGAGGGGCGGGAGCAGAAGTTCGTCAAGCAGGTGGAGCAGATCACCTTCAGCGGCAGATACGCCGCCCTGAGGCGTCAGCCCGTCCTCTACGTCACGGAGCGGTGCGTCTTCAGCCTCACGCAGGACGGGATGGAACTGGTCGAGATCGCCCCCGGGGTCGATTTGGACAGGGACATTCTTTCCAGGATGGGCTTCCGGCCGGTGATGAAGACGCCCCCAAGGCTCATGGACCCGCGGATCTTCGGCGTCGCGCCCATGGGGATCATCCGGGAGCTCCTGGATATCCCGATCGAAGACCGGCTGGTGTACGATGCCCGGGAAAACACGTTCTACGTGAATTTCGAGAATTTCTACGTGAAGTCCGTCGAGCAGATCCGCGGCATCCAGGATCATGTCGAGAGCATGCTGAAGCCGCTGGGAAAGAAGGTCTACACCATCGTCAACTACGACAACTTCAACATCCTTCCCGAGCTCGTGGACGAGTACGCGGAGATGGTCAAGTACGTGATGCAGTTCTACGAGAAGGTGACCCGCTACACCACCAGCACGTTTCTACGCATGAAGCTTGGCGACGAGCTGGCAAAACGGGACGTGGCGCCCCATCTCTACGAATCGAAGGACGAGGCCCGCCGCCTCCTCAAGGAATAG